The Apodemus sylvaticus chromosome 5, mApoSyl1.1, whole genome shotgun sequence genome has a segment encoding these proteins:
- the Tmem87a gene encoding transmembrane protein 87A isoform X6, producing MAMAGEMAQWLVCTALTDDRSSVSSTHPAHSQAACDCSFRKCKASDSADEVETYLENLKEKKGLSGRYQTSSKLFQNCSELYKAQSFSGDLTHRLPLLGEKQEAKENATNVTFTGDKIAMHEPLQTWQDAPYIFIVHVGISSSKEPPKENALSSLFTRFLFVVLAGLELALKIRLASNSCRSTYLCLPNAEVTVEVKGPYEYLTLEDYPLMIFFMVMCIVYVLFGVLWLAWSACYWRDLLRIQFWIGAVIFLGMFEKAVFYAEFQNIRYKGESVQDALVLAELLSAVKRSLARTLVIIVSLGYGIVKPRLGVTLHKVVVAGALYLLFSGMEGVLRVTGYFSYSLALIVSLALSAIDACIILWIFISLTQTMKLLKLRRNIVKLSLYRHFTNTLILAVAASIVFIIWTTMKFRIVTCQSDWRELWVDDAIWRLLFSMILFVIMILWRPSANNQRFAFSPLSEEDEEDEQKEPMLKESFEGMKMRSTKQEPNGNSKANKTQEDDLKWVEENVPSSVTDVALPALLDSDEERMITHFERSKME from the exons ATGGCGatggccggagagatggctcagtggttggtatgcactgctcttacagatgaccggagttcagtttccagtacccaccCTGCTCATAGCCAAGCTGCTTGTGACTGTAGCTTCAGGAAATGCAAGGCTTCTGACAGC GCAGATGAAGTAGAGACATACTTGGAaaatctcaaggaaaaaaaaggctTGTCTGGGAGATACCAAACATCatcaaaattatttcaaaactgtAGTGAACTCTATAAAGCACAG AGCTTTTCTGGGGATCTTACACATCGACTTCCTCTTTTAGGAGAAAAACAGGAG GCTAAGGAGAATGCAACAAATGTTACCTTTACTGGAGACAAAATT GCAATGCATGAACCATTGCAGACTTGGCAAGATGCACCATACATTTTTATCGTGCATGTTGGCATCTCGTCCTCAAAGGAACCACCAAAAGAAAATGCACTAAGTAGTCTTTTTACCA ggtttctctttgtagtcctggctggcctggaactcgctttgaAGATCAGGTTAGCTTCGAACTCATgtagatccacctacctctgcctcccaaatgctgaag TGACTGTTGAAGTAAAGGGTCCCTATGAATACCTTACTCTTGAAGACTACCCACTGATGATT TTTTTCATGGTGATGTGTATTGTGTACGTACTATTTGGTGTTCTCTGGCTGGCATGGTCTGCCTGCTACTGGAGAGATCTCCTGAGAATTCAATTTTGGATTGGTGCTGTCATCTTTCTTGGAATGTTTGAGAAAGCTGTGTTTTATGCAGAATTTCAGAATATCCGATACAAAGGAGAATCTG TTCAGGATGCCTTGGTCCTTGCAGAGCTGCTCTCAGCAGTGAAACGCTCACTGGCTCGCACCCTGGTCATCATAGTCAGTCTGGGATATGGCATAGTCAA GCCTCGCCTTGGAGTCACTCTTCACAAGGTTGTGGTGGCAGGGGCACTTTATCTTTTATTCTCTGGCATGGAAGGAGTCCTCAGAGTTACAGGG TATTTTTCTTACTCATTGGCTCTGATAGTAAGCCTGGCCCTCTCTGCAATTGATGCCTGTATTATTTTATGGATAT TCATTAGCTTGACTCAAACCATGAAGCTATTAAAACTTCGGAGGAACATTGTAAAGCTCTCTTTGTACCGACATTTCACCAATACGCTTATCTTGGCAGTGGCGG CATCTATTGTGTTCATCATCTGGACGACCATGAAGTTCAGAATAGTGACTTGCCAGTCG GACTGGCGGGAGCTGTGGGTAGACGATGCCATTTGGAGATTGCTGTTTTCCATGATCCTCTTTGTCATCATGATTCTCTGGCGACCATCAGCAAATAACCAGAG GTTTGCCTTCTCACCGTTgtcagaggaagatgaagaggatgaGCAGAAGGAACCGATGCTGAAGGAAAGCTTTG AAGGAATGAAAATGAGAAGTACCAAGCAGGAACCAAATGGGAATagtaaagcaaacaaaaca